One stretch of Candidatus Eisenbacteria bacterium DNA includes these proteins:
- a CDS encoding creatininase family protein: MYNAGSCACSRTSPEERLMTPRRSRPAHKERRLSHLNWMEMGEVVPRRVHTLLLPVGTLEAHGITSLGTDNVIPTRLSEALAERLNAVVAPTIPYGVTAHLGALAGGTHVRADAFTDYVAAVLTTMSHQGFSNIIVMNGHGGNSEALKEAVRRVHEETGVYLAVFSWWTECRGVSEEILGVPGGHGGSDETAAMLAIASEQVFPDRWDPSIAFEHRDSLVAYPTPGSLIFYGGRRSDPVFHTKRALLFWAKVVDHVGDVLEDLIARWDREGWPAPRSRRRGHGRGTVGNGSPQRPGIAAVPPPQVPRRSPKK; the protein is encoded by the coding sequence ATGTACAATGCGGGTTCTTGCGCCTGTTCCCGCACGTCACCGGAGGAGCGACTCATGACCCCGCGCCGTTCCCGGCCCGCCCACAAAGAGCGGCGGCTTTCGCATCTCAACTGGATGGAAATGGGCGAGGTCGTGCCGCGTCGCGTCCATACGCTTCTCCTGCCGGTGGGGACTCTCGAAGCGCACGGAATCACCAGCCTGGGCACCGACAACGTGATCCCGACGCGCTTGAGCGAGGCGCTCGCCGAGCGGCTGAACGCGGTGGTCGCGCCCACGATCCCGTACGGCGTGACGGCGCACCTGGGCGCCCTCGCGGGCGGCACGCACGTCCGCGCCGACGCGTTCACGGACTACGTCGCGGCGGTCCTCACGACGATGTCGCACCAAGGCTTCTCGAACATCATCGTGATGAACGGGCACGGCGGGAACAGCGAGGCCTTGAAGGAGGCGGTGCGCCGCGTGCACGAGGAGACGGGCGTCTACCTCGCCGTCTTCTCCTGGTGGACCGAGTGCCGCGGCGTGAGCGAGGAGATCCTGGGCGTTCCTGGCGGGCACGGCGGATCGGACGAGACCGCCGCGATGCTCGCCATCGCCTCCGAGCAGGTGTTCCCGGATCGGTGGGATCCCTCGATCGCGTTCGAGCACCGCGACTCGCTGGTCGCCTACCCCACGCCCGGCTCCCTGATCTTCTACGGGGGCCGCCGGAGCGATCCGGTCTTCCACACCAAGCGCGCGCTCCTGTTCTGGGCGAAGGTCGTGGACCACGTGGGCGACGTCCTCGAGGACCTGATCGCGCGGTGGGACCGCGAGGGGTGGCCCGCGCCGCGCTCACGCCGCCGCGGGCACGGACGGGGGACAGTCGGGAACGGAAGCCCGCAGCGGCCGGGGATCGCGGCCGTGCCTCCGCCGCAGGTGCCCCGCCGGAGTCCCAAGAAGTAG
- a CDS encoding class I SAM-dependent methyltransferase, giving the protein MEEVWGDRVTRAWAEQFPIAPYRKLLLREQAPSGSRALDVGSGPAHDSLPLAERGFQVWGVDWSRSGLAAGRQLYQDEGHRLLPVCSDIRALPFRDGSFDFVWNAGVLEHFHDDDVLRIITEMKRVARPGATILAAVPNKFYFWYQAHLALKRLLRRGHQYGFERAFGAGYLAAQFRRAGFRDVAMTGIHLHPAPSFLIPKTGWLTKLLARLWGPLEAAGKHSPWRARLGLDLVVWARKDDGAPAR; this is encoded by the coding sequence ATGGAAGAAGTCTGGGGCGATCGCGTCACCCGAGCGTGGGCCGAGCAGTTTCCGATCGCGCCATACCGCAAACTGCTCCTCCGCGAGCAGGCGCCAAGCGGCTCCCGGGCGCTCGACGTGGGGAGCGGTCCGGCGCACGATTCGCTCCCTCTGGCCGAGCGCGGATTTCAGGTCTGGGGTGTCGACTGGTCCCGAAGCGGCCTCGCGGCCGGACGGCAGCTCTACCAGGACGAGGGGCACCGTCTCCTCCCTGTATGCTCCGACATCCGCGCGCTCCCGTTCCGGGACGGTTCGTTCGACTTCGTGTGGAACGCGGGCGTGCTGGAGCATTTCCACGACGACGACGTGCTCCGGATCATCACGGAGATGAAGCGCGTCGCGAGGCCCGGCGCGACGATCCTGGCGGCCGTCCCGAACAAATTCTACTTCTGGTACCAGGCCCACCTCGCGCTGAAACGCTTGCTCCGGCGCGGACACCAGTACGGGTTCGAACGCGCGTTCGGGGCGGGGTACCTGGCCGCGCAGTTTCGGCGCGCCGGATTTCGCGACGTCGCCATGACCGGAATTCACCTGCACCCGGCGCCGAGCTTTCTGATCCCGAAGACCGGCTGGCTCACGAAGCTGCTCGCGCGTCTCTGGGGGCCGCTCGAGGCCGCGGGGAAGCACAGCCCTTGGCGCGCCCGTCTCGGGCTCGATCTCGTAGTGTGGGCACGGAAGGATGATGGCGCTCCCGCTCGATGA
- a CDS encoding electron transfer flavoprotein subunit alpha/FixB family protein, whose translation MIAVVAETKDGLARKITLEMLAEARRLADAKGGGLKVGAIVLGPLSPGEADRLASQGADRIFHVEGAALVSYAPEAWAEAVRLAVEKAKPDVLLLGATAHGKDLAPRVSARLRVGLASDCVAFEWGDGGLVARRPIFAGKAFARVAWSAARPQVASVRPNTFTPSAPDPSRKAAVETIALGDVKVRARVVGFEASEGEMADLTEATIIVSGGRAMQGPDNFELLRKLCKVLGATLGASRAAVDAGWIDHSHQVGQTGKVVNPTVYFAIGISGAIQHMAGMSSSKTIVAINKDKDAPIFKIASYGIVGDLYQVVPALTEEFEKALKE comes from the coding sequence ATGATCGCGGTCGTCGCGGAAACCAAGGACGGCTTGGCTCGAAAGATCACGCTCGAGATGCTCGCGGAGGCGCGGCGGCTGGCCGACGCCAAGGGGGGCGGGCTCAAGGTAGGCGCGATCGTACTCGGTCCCCTCTCGCCGGGCGAGGCGGACCGTCTCGCGTCGCAGGGCGCGGATCGGATCTTCCACGTCGAGGGCGCGGCCTTGGTGTCGTATGCGCCCGAAGCGTGGGCGGAAGCCGTCCGGCTCGCGGTCGAGAAAGCGAAGCCCGACGTGCTGCTTCTCGGCGCGACCGCGCACGGCAAGGACCTCGCCCCTCGCGTCTCGGCGCGCCTTCGGGTGGGCCTCGCCTCCGACTGCGTCGCGTTCGAGTGGGGCGACGGTGGGCTGGTCGCGCGCCGGCCCATCTTCGCCGGCAAGGCATTCGCGCGGGTCGCGTGGAGCGCGGCGCGCCCGCAGGTCGCGTCGGTCCGGCCCAACACGTTCACGCCATCGGCTCCCGACCCGTCCCGGAAGGCCGCGGTGGAGACCATCGCCCTGGGCGACGTGAAGGTCCGCGCGCGGGTGGTCGGCTTCGAGGCGTCCGAGGGCGAGATGGCCGACCTCACGGAGGCGACCATCATCGTGAGCGGCGGCCGCGCGATGCAGGGTCCCGACAACTTCGAGCTCCTCAGGAAGCTCTGCAAGGTGCTGGGCGCGACGCTCGGCGCGTCCCGCGCGGCGGTGGACGCCGGGTGGATCGACCATAGCCATCAGGTCGGGCAGACCGGCAAGGTGGTGAACCCCACCGTCTACTTCGCGATCGGGATCTCCGGCGCGATCCAGCACATGGCCGGCATGTCCTCATCCAAGACGATCGTCGCGATCAACAAGGACAAGGACGCCCCGATCTTCAAGATCGCGTCGTACGGGATCGTGGGCGATCTCTACCAGGTCGTCCCGGCGCTGACCGAGGAGTTCGAGAAGGCGCTGAAAGAGTAG
- a CDS encoding electron transfer flavoprotein subunit beta/FixA family protein has product MNVLVFVKQVPDTETRIQIQNGSVDTSSVKWVVNPYDEFAIEEALRIREKVGAGKVVVASLGPERVKEAIKYGLSLGADEGVQLKGDGVALADPLAVATVLAGAARKIGYDLILTGKQGVDYDWSQAGIILAELLDLPHVSVVVGLELDPAAKRGKAKREIEGGLEEVEFDLPAVITAQKGLNEPRYASLKGIMAVKKKVIPEWTLADVGVDAAAVAPEAASIRLLDISLPPPRSAGKILEGEPRDTARELVRLLHDEAKVI; this is encoded by the coding sequence ATGAACGTGCTCGTCTTCGTGAAACAGGTGCCCGACACCGAGACCCGGATCCAGATCCAGAACGGGTCGGTCGACACGTCGAGCGTCAAGTGGGTGGTGAACCCATACGACGAGTTCGCGATCGAGGAGGCCCTGCGCATCCGCGAGAAAGTGGGCGCCGGCAAGGTCGTGGTCGCGAGCTTGGGCCCGGAGCGGGTGAAGGAAGCGATCAAGTACGGCCTGTCGCTCGGCGCCGACGAGGGCGTCCAACTGAAGGGCGACGGCGTGGCGCTTGCCGATCCGCTCGCGGTGGCGACCGTGCTCGCGGGCGCCGCGAGGAAGATCGGCTACGACCTGATCCTGACCGGCAAGCAAGGGGTCGATTACGACTGGTCGCAGGCGGGCATCATCCTCGCGGAGCTCCTGGATCTCCCCCACGTCTCGGTCGTCGTCGGCCTGGAGCTCGACCCGGCGGCGAAGCGGGGGAAGGCCAAGCGCGAGATCGAGGGCGGGCTGGAAGAGGTCGAGTTCGACCTCCCGGCCGTCATCACCGCGCAGAAGGGATTGAACGAGCCCCGCTACGCTTCCCTCAAGGGGATCATGGCGGTGAAGAAGAAGGTCATTCCGGAATGGACGCTCGCAGACGTCGGCGTCGACGCGGCCGCGGTCGCGCCGGAAGCCGCCTCGATCCGGCTCCTCGACATTTCCCTCCCGCCTCCGCGCTCCGCGGGGAAAATCCTCGAGGGTGAGCCGCGCGACACGGCGCGCGAGCTGGTCCGGCTTCTCCACGACGAAGCGAAGGTCATCTGA
- a CDS encoding bifunctional homocysteine S-methyltransferase/methylenetetrahydrofolate reductase: MTHPFLTRLERGPVLADGAMGTYLYERGIPFDRSFDLLNLTDAPLVQAVHRDYIRAGAELVETNTFGANRFRLAAHGATESARVVNRAGAQLARNAREEVGEAVFVAGAIGPLGKPVAPLGTITREEALEAYREQVEGLVEGGVDLLIIETQTDLAEAAIAIEAARSVTDHHPLVLQMTFTEDGRTLYGAYPEDVARDVDGKQVDVLGANCSVGPQKLLEIVERLRRRTKLPISVMPNAGLPRFVDGRFVYVSSPEYMAEYATRFAAAGARLIGGCCGTTPIHTRKMREALRASAKSGVAPAPVDGPPAPSVTVTTYEDTAPAADPADRTRLSRKLADKEFVVSVEVDPPRGARPKKMIEGAQFLKRAGVDVINVADSPMARVRMSSIALASMITNHVGIETILHFTCRDRNLMGIQSDLMGSHALGIRNILALTGDPPRAGDYPNATAVFDVDSVGLIRVLKQLNAGTDLGGNSIGEPTAFLIGCAVNPTAENFDQEMERFEKKIEAGAEFAMTQPLYELDTLVRFLNRLGKARIPVLLGLLPLQSHRHAEFLHNEVPGINIPDYARAAMRDAGEKGIEVGVEMCRKLLLEARDLVEGAYLMPSFGRYEVVARVAEAVLSGARQSS, from the coding sequence ATGACTCATCCGTTCCTGACGCGCCTCGAGCGCGGCCCCGTTCTCGCCGACGGCGCGATGGGGACGTACCTCTACGAACGCGGCATTCCGTTCGACCGCTCGTTCGATCTCCTGAATCTGACCGACGCGCCGCTGGTCCAGGCGGTCCACCGCGACTACATCCGCGCGGGGGCCGAGCTGGTCGAGACCAACACGTTCGGGGCGAACCGCTTTCGGCTGGCCGCGCACGGTGCCACCGAGAGCGCGCGCGTCGTGAACCGCGCGGGCGCGCAGCTCGCCCGAAACGCGCGCGAGGAGGTCGGCGAGGCGGTGTTCGTCGCCGGCGCCATCGGCCCCCTCGGGAAGCCGGTCGCGCCGCTCGGCACCATCACGCGGGAGGAGGCGCTTGAAGCGTATCGCGAGCAGGTGGAGGGGCTGGTCGAGGGCGGCGTCGACCTCCTGATCATCGAGACGCAAACCGATCTCGCCGAGGCGGCCATCGCGATCGAGGCGGCCCGGAGCGTGACGGATCACCATCCGCTCGTGCTCCAGATGACGTTCACCGAGGACGGCCGCACCCTCTACGGCGCCTACCCCGAGGACGTGGCGCGCGACGTGGACGGGAAGCAGGTCGACGTGCTGGGCGCCAACTGCAGCGTGGGGCCGCAGAAGCTGCTCGAGATCGTCGAGCGGCTCCGGAGGAGGACGAAGCTCCCGATCTCGGTGATGCCGAACGCCGGGCTTCCGCGCTTCGTGGACGGGCGGTTCGTCTACGTCTCCTCGCCCGAGTACATGGCGGAGTACGCGACGCGTTTCGCCGCCGCGGGCGCGCGCCTGATCGGGGGCTGCTGCGGGACGACGCCGATCCACACGCGAAAGATGCGGGAGGCCCTCCGCGCGTCGGCCAAGAGCGGGGTCGCGCCGGCGCCCGTGGACGGACCGCCAGCGCCCAGCGTCACGGTCACCACCTACGAAGATACCGCGCCCGCCGCCGATCCCGCGGACCGGACGCGGCTCTCGCGCAAGCTCGCCGACAAGGAATTCGTGGTGAGCGTGGAGGTCGATCCGCCCCGCGGCGCGCGCCCCAAGAAGATGATCGAGGGGGCGCAGTTCTTGAAGCGGGCCGGCGTCGACGTCATCAACGTCGCGGACAGCCCGATGGCCCGCGTGCGGATGTCCTCGATCGCGCTGGCTTCCATGATCACGAATCACGTGGGGATCGAGACGATCCTCCACTTCACCTGCCGCGACCGGAATCTCATGGGGATCCAGTCGGACCTCATGGGCTCGCACGCGCTCGGCATCCGGAACATCCTCGCGCTGACCGGCGATCCGCCCCGCGCGGGCGACTACCCGAACGCCACCGCGGTCTTCGACGTCGATTCTGTCGGATTGATCCGGGTCTTGAAGCAGCTCAACGCCGGGACCGACCTCGGCGGGAACTCGATCGGGGAGCCGACCGCGTTCCTCATCGGGTGCGCGGTGAATCCCACCGCTGAGAACTTCGATCAGGAGATGGAGCGCTTCGAGAAGAAGATCGAGGCTGGCGCGGAGTTCGCGATGACCCAGCCGCTCTACGAGCTGGACACGCTGGTTCGATTCCTGAACCGCCTCGGGAAGGCCCGCATCCCAGTTTTGTTGGGGCTCCTTCCGCTCCAGAGCCACCGCCACGCCGAGTTCCTCCACAACGAAGTCCCCGGCATCAATATTCCCGACTACGCCCGCGCCGCCATGCGCGACGCCGGGGAGAAGGGGATCGAGGTTGGGGTGGAAATGTGTAGGAAGCTGCTTTTGGAAGCCCGGGATCTGGTCGAAGGGGCCTATTTGATGCCCTCCTTCGGGCGCTACGAGGTGGTGGCGCGGGTCGCGGAGGCGGTCCTCTCGGGAGCCAGGCAATCCTCTTGA